Proteins encoded within one genomic window of Betaproteobacteria bacterium:
- a CDS encoding transcription termination factor Rho: protein MHLSELKNLHVGELVDMAVKNEIDGANRMRKQDLIFALLKNHARKGETIHGGGTLEVLPDGFGFLRSPDTSYLAGTDDIYVSPSQIRRFNLHTGDTIEGEIRTPKDGERYFALVKVDKVNSEPPENAKHKILFENLTPLHPTDHLKLERDIKAEENLTGRIIDIIAPVGKGQRGLIVSPPKAGKTVMLQHIAHSITANHPEVMLIVLLIDERPEEVTEMQRSVKGEVVSSTFDEPATRHVQVAEMVIEKAKRLVEHRKDVVILLDSITRLARAYNTVVPASGKVLTGGVDANALQRPKRFFGAARNIEEGGSLTIIATALIDTGSRMDDVIYEEFKGTGNMEIHLDRRMHEKRIFPAINVNRSGTRREELLLKPEILTKVWVLRKLLYPMDELEAAEFLIDKVRATKTNGDFFDSMKRG from the coding sequence ATGCATTTGTCCGAGTTGAAGAACCTCCACGTGGGCGAACTCGTGGATATGGCCGTCAAGAACGAGATCGACGGCGCGAACCGCATGCGCAAGCAGGATCTCATCTTCGCGCTGCTGAAGAATCACGCGCGCAAGGGTGAAACGATCCATGGCGGCGGCACCCTCGAAGTGCTCCCGGACGGCTTCGGCTTCCTGCGATCGCCCGATACTTCGTACCTCGCGGGCACCGACGACATCTACGTCAGCCCGTCGCAGATCCGGCGTTTCAATCTGCATACCGGGGATACGATCGAGGGCGAGATTCGCACCCCCAAGGACGGCGAGCGCTACTTCGCGCTGGTGAAGGTCGACAAGGTCAATTCCGAGCCGCCCGAGAACGCCAAGCACAAGATCCTGTTCGAGAACCTCACGCCCCTCCACCCCACCGACCATCTCAAGCTCGAGCGCGACATCAAGGCGGAGGAGAACCTGACCGGCCGCATCATCGATATCATCGCGCCGGTCGGCAAAGGCCAGCGTGGCCTCATCGTCTCGCCGCCCAAGGCGGGCAAGACCGTGATGCTGCAGCACATCGCGCACTCGATCACGGCGAATCACCCCGAGGTGATGCTGATCGTGCTGCTAATCGACGAGCGCCCGGAGGAAGTGACCGAGATGCAGCGCTCGGTGAAGGGCGAGGTGGTCTCCTCGACCTTCGACGAGCCGGCAACGCGGCACGTGCAGGTGGCCGAGATGGTGATCGAGAAGGCAAAGCGCCTGGTCGAGCATCGCAAGGACGTCGTCATCCTGCTCGATTCCATCACCCGGCTTGCTCGCGCCTATAACACCGTCGTTCCCGCCTCCGGCAAGGTGCTGACCGGCGGCGTCGATGCCAATGCGCTGCAGCGCCCGAAACGGTTCTTCGGCGCCGCCCGCAACATCGAGGAAGGCGGCTCGCTCACGATCATCGCCACCGCGCTCATCGATACCGGTTCGCGCATGGACGACGTGATCTACGAGGAATTCAAGGGCACCGGCAACATGGAAATCCACCTCGACCGGCGCATGCACGAGAAGCGGATCTTCCCCGCCATCAACGTCAACCGCTCCGGCACGCGGCGCGAGGAGCTCCTGCTCAAGCCCGAAATCCTCACCAAGGTCTGGGTGCTGCGCAAGCTCCTCTACCCGATGGACGAGCTGGAAGCGGCCGAATTCCTGATCGACAAGGTCAGGGCCACCAAGACCAATGGGGACTTCTTCGATTCGATGAAGCGAGGTTAG
- the mdoG gene encoding glucans biosynthesis protein MdoG (involved in the biosynthesis of osmoregulated periplasmic glucans; required for the assembly of the polyglucose structure of glucan) has product MGTARSRLSRLSSHWTAFVLAVATAVVAWPANAFDFGDVIQIAGELAGRPYRPRTATIPDELRKLTFAQFQQIRYKPERNLWHRANIPFEVSFVHLGTNFNEPVRVQELSTDGTRRLVFNPDQFDYGPLKLPQLKAGELGFAGFRVHYPLNDRARKDEVMVFLGASYFRTVAQGLRYGLSARGLAIDTGEASGEEFPRFVEFWINRPSPDDRALIIFALLDSRRVTGAFRFVLRPGAPTRMDVRARIYLRENVAKLGIAPLTSMFFYGENQPAPGPTLRPEVHDSDGISIRSSSGEWIWRPLQNPRRLLITSYALTEPLGFGLLQRDRDFRAYEDLDARYDLRPSAWVEPKGKWGAGRVELVQIPSPDETNDNIVAYWIPAKQPAPKRPLDLEYELTWGREPDLPMPAVRVVQTRRLQSAPVERKDKAATDKSTLFVIDFAPDPAAKLPEVTVQWQVSGDDNADIVERTLRRHEATGGWRATVRVRAIDEKRAVELRGQLNAAGTPLSEVWSYIVPPE; this is encoded by the coding sequence ATCGGAACCGCGCGTTCACGCCTTTCCCGCCTTTCTTCCCATTGGACTGCCTTTGTTTTAGCGGTCGCGACGGCCGTCGTTGCCTGGCCAGCGAATGCTTTCGACTTCGGCGACGTGATCCAGATCGCGGGCGAGCTTGCCGGTCGACCTTACCGGCCACGCACCGCGACGATTCCGGACGAGCTGCGCAAGCTGACCTTCGCCCAGTTCCAGCAGATCCGCTACAAGCCCGAACGCAACTTGTGGCATCGGGCCAACATTCCGTTCGAAGTGAGCTTCGTGCATCTCGGCACCAACTTCAACGAGCCGGTCAGGGTGCAAGAATTGTCTACCGACGGCACTCGCCGGCTCGTCTTCAACCCCGACCAGTTCGACTATGGGCCCTTGAAGCTGCCGCAGCTCAAGGCGGGCGAGCTCGGCTTTGCCGGGTTTCGCGTGCATTACCCCTTGAACGACCGCGCACGCAAGGACGAAGTCATGGTGTTCCTTGGCGCGAGCTACTTTCGAACGGTGGCGCAGGGGCTGCGCTACGGCTTGTCGGCGCGCGGCCTGGCGATCGATACCGGGGAAGCTTCGGGGGAGGAGTTTCCGCGCTTCGTGGAGTTCTGGATCAATCGTCCGTCGCCCGACGATCGCGCGCTGATCATCTTCGCGCTGCTCGATTCGCGCCGCGTGACCGGCGCTTTCCGCTTCGTCCTGCGGCCCGGCGCGCCGACCCGCATGGATGTGCGGGCGCGAATCTATTTGCGCGAGAACGTGGCCAAGCTCGGCATCGCGCCGCTCACCAGCATGTTTTTCTACGGCGAGAACCAACCGGCGCCTGGCCCCACGCTGCGCCCGGAGGTACACGACTCCGACGGGATTTCCATCCGCTCTTCCAGCGGCGAATGGATCTGGCGCCCGTTGCAGAACCCGCGCCGGCTCCTCATTACGTCGTACGCGCTCACCGAACCGCTCGGATTCGGCCTGCTGCAGCGCGACCGTGACTTTCGCGCCTACGAGGATCTGGATGCGCGCTACGACCTGCGCCCCAGCGCCTGGGTGGAACCGAAGGGAAAGTGGGGCGCCGGTCGCGTCGAGCTGGTGCAGATTCCCAGCCCCGACGAAACCAACGACAACATCGTCGCCTACTGGATTCCCGCCAAGCAGCCGGCGCCGAAGCGGCCGCTGGACCTGGAGTACGAGCTGACCTGGGGACGGGAACCGGATTTGCCGATGCCTGCGGTACGCGTCGTGCAAACGCGCCGGTTGCAATCGGCCCCGGTCGAGCGCAAGGACAAGGCGGCGACGGACAAGAGCACGCTGTTCGTCATCGACTTCGCGCCGGATCCGGCCGCCAAGCTGCCCGAGGTTACTGTGCAATGGCAGGTGTCGGGAGACGACAACGCCGACATCGTCGAGCGCACGCTGCGTCGCCACGAAGCGACCGGGGGTTGGCGTGCGACCGTGCGAGTGCGCGCAATCGATGAGAAACGTGCGGTGGAATTGCGCGGACAACTGAACGCTGCCGGTACACCGTTGTCGGAAGTGTGGAGTTATATCGTCCCTCCCGAGTAG
- a CDS encoding CBS domain-containing protein: MGVIDGQRRLLGLVTTYDILGEKPMRFVEAHGVRHEEIIVQDVMTPGDKLEALDFGDVRAAKVGHVVATLRQSGRRHALVTDPDGRIRGIFSATQIARSLGVNPQSVNPAEIAQTFSEIEALLAR; encoded by the coding sequence GTGGGCGTGATCGACGGGCAACGGCGCCTGCTCGGGCTGGTCACCACCTACGACATCCTGGGCGAAAAACCGATGCGCTTCGTCGAGGCCCACGGCGTGCGGCACGAGGAGATCATCGTCCAGGATGTCATGACCCCTGGAGACAAGCTGGAAGCGCTCGATTTCGGCGATGTGCGCGCGGCGAAAGTCGGGCACGTGGTGGCCACGCTGCGCCAGAGCGGGCGCCGGCATGCGCTGGTAACCGACCCCGACGGGCGCATCCGCGGCATCTTTTCCGCCACGCAGATCGCCCGTAGCCTCGGCGTCAACCCGCAGTCGGTCAACCCGGCCGAAATCGCGCAGACGTTTTCCGAGATCGAAGCGCTGCTCGCGCGCTAG
- the trxA gene encoding thioredoxin TrxA translates to MSEHVLHVSDETFDAEVLKSGTPVLVDFWAEWCGPCKMIAPTLDEIAKEYSGRLKVAKVNVDQSQAIPPKYGIRGIPTLILFKNGNAEATKVGAVSKSQLTAFIDSNI, encoded by the coding sequence ATGAGCGAACATGTCCTTCACGTCAGCGACGAGACGTTCGACGCAGAAGTTTTGAAATCCGGCACCCCCGTGCTGGTGGATTTCTGGGCGGAATGGTGCGGCCCGTGCAAGATGATCGCACCCACGCTCGACGAGATCGCCAAGGAATATTCGGGCCGGCTCAAAGTCGCCAAGGTCAACGTCGACCAGAGCCAGGCAATCCCGCCGAAGTACGGCATTCGGGGCATCCCGACCCTGATCCTGTTCAAGAACGGCAACGCCGAAGCCACCAAGGTGGGCGCAGTATCGAAGTCCCAGCTCACCGCGTTCATTGACAGCAATATCTGA
- a CDS encoding AAA family ATPase — translation MRVLRDARLVPAQALVVSDTRTSALDPSALEASALDPAHSVVVEACAGSGKTWLLVSRVLRLLLAGIEPGEILAITFTRQAAQEMADRLHQWLRFLATASDASVRAFLASRAVPGAEIDAALVRGRALYERVLIAQPPLTIATFHSWFLQLLRSAPLEAAAIGNVSLIERTSALLAEAWTLFEEACRRQSDSKAARALDFLFERYGLYPTRLLLERFVQHRADWWAYAGRDADATERALARQAAELGFPAGTDVIAALFAQSKFLAEVRELCGLLARNTKHEQSCAERLAAGLEHGDHEAAFAALCRALLTERNERRVKKVAAAQAGRLGGAGEARYLELCERLADRALEALAASADQASYRANAAGLVAGSALLEHYQGLKQDRQVVDFADIEWLAYELLVREDHAVTMHFKLDSRYRHILLDEFQDTNPLQWLALEAWFDAAAQADSTPGVFLVGDPKQAIFRFRRADARLFEAAREWLRRSHGAAVHSHDESRRCAQPVLDVANRLFQREPAYADFMPHRAHDPTLPGRVEVLPLARQAEPVPVAAVAGLRDPLRSAREVAEDTRREREARMLVTRLAEIVGRWSIADAPDRSRTRSVRYGDVMILVRRRTHLQIYERALRHAGMPFVTSRQGGLLDTLEAADLMALLEFLVSPFDDLALAHALRSPIFGCSDEDLMRIAQASGNAWWERLERLTDAAPDARLRRARELLARWLDWADRLPVHDTLDRIYFEGDVMRRYQASVPVAMRAAVVANLNAFIQRALDVDSGRYPSLPRFLAELRDLLGAPADEAPDEGAVACGSDAIRIMTVHGAKGLEAPLVWLLDTAAVRPAERGFDVLAQWEPGQCAPLAFSLSTRSAERSRAQRRQLEAEARYAEREELNLLYVAMTRARQALFVSGCEVRGVAGSWYGRVRSAVVAAAGCADRAEMAVCHGDELAAGGVPPERQVSAPAPAAAAASDPPQPVGRRRDTLASPGQRYGVAFHLVMQHATSGAQANAVELAQRLGLPLAQVEPMWEQARRLMADPELARLFDPSRYQRALDEWPIITASGELRRVDRMVELDGEVWVLDYKTGSRAAIAGAALEAEYRAQVQSYCAVLRSVFPTKPVFGLVLFADGSRIPIDESGTTQPP, via the coding sequence GTGCGCGTATTGCGAGATGCACGGCTTGTGCCGGCGCAGGCATTGGTCGTGAGCGACACCCGCACTAGCGCGCTCGATCCTTCCGCGCTCGAAGCTTCCGCGCTCGATCCAGCGCACAGCGTGGTGGTCGAAGCCTGCGCCGGTAGCGGCAAGACCTGGTTGCTGGTATCGCGCGTGCTGCGGTTGCTGCTCGCCGGCATCGAGCCGGGAGAGATTCTCGCGATCACCTTCACCCGCCAGGCGGCGCAGGAAATGGCCGACCGGCTGCATCAGTGGCTGCGCTTTCTCGCCACGGCCAGTGACGCTTCGGTACGTGCGTTCCTGGCGAGCCGCGCAGTGCCGGGAGCCGAGATCGATGCGGCGCTCGTACGCGGGCGCGCACTATACGAGCGGGTGCTGATCGCACAACCGCCGCTCACCATCGCGACCTTTCATAGCTGGTTCCTGCAGTTGCTGCGCAGCGCCCCGCTGGAGGCGGCTGCGATCGGCAACGTGTCGCTGATCGAGCGGACGTCGGCGTTGCTGGCGGAAGCCTGGACACTGTTCGAGGAAGCTTGCCGCCGCCAATCGGACAGCAAGGCGGCCCGGGCGCTCGACTTCCTGTTCGAGCGCTACGGCCTGTACCCCACCCGTCTCCTGCTCGAGCGCTTCGTGCAGCACCGCGCCGACTGGTGGGCATATGCCGGCCGGGACGCGGATGCGACCGAGCGCGCATTGGCTCGGCAGGCGGCGGAGCTTGGATTTCCCGCGGGAACCGATGTCATCGCCGCGCTCTTCGCACAGAGCAAGTTCCTCGCCGAGGTGCGCGAACTGTGCGGGTTGCTTGCGCGCAATACCAAGCATGAGCAATCGTGCGCTGAACGGTTGGCGGCCGGTCTTGAACACGGCGATCACGAGGCGGCTTTTGCCGCCCTGTGCCGGGCATTGCTCACGGAGAGGAACGAACGCCGCGTAAAGAAGGTAGCCGCTGCGCAGGCCGGTCGGCTCGGCGGTGCGGGCGAAGCGCGCTACCTCGAGCTGTGCGAGCGGCTCGCCGACCGCGCCCTCGAAGCGCTCGCAGCCAGCGCCGATCAGGCAAGCTATCGCGCCAACGCAGCCGGGCTGGTCGCAGGCAGCGCCTTGCTCGAGCACTACCAGGGGCTCAAGCAGGACCGGCAGGTGGTCGACTTCGCCGACATCGAGTGGCTCGCCTACGAGCTGCTCGTGCGCGAAGACCATGCGGTGACGATGCACTTCAAGCTCGACAGCCGCTATCGCCACATCCTGCTCGACGAGTTCCAGGACACCAACCCGCTGCAGTGGCTTGCCCTGGAAGCCTGGTTCGACGCGGCGGCGCAGGCCGATTCGACGCCGGGGGTGTTCCTGGTAGGCGACCCGAAGCAGGCGATCTTTCGCTTCCGCCGCGCTGATGCGCGCCTGTTCGAGGCGGCGCGCGAGTGGCTGAGGCGCAGCCACGGCGCAGCCGTGCACTCGCACGACGAATCGCGCCGCTGCGCCCAGCCCGTGCTCGACGTGGCAAACCGCCTGTTCCAGCGCGAGCCGGCGTATGCGGATTTCATGCCGCATCGCGCGCATGACCCGACGCTGCCGGGCAGGGTCGAAGTCTTGCCGCTCGCTCGCCAAGCCGAGCCGGTTCCCGTGGCTGCGGTCGCAGGGTTGCGCGATCCGCTGCGATCGGCGCGCGAAGTGGCCGAAGACACGAGGCGCGAGCGCGAGGCCCGCATGCTGGTGACGCGCCTGGCCGAGATCGTCGGACGCTGGTCCATCGCCGATGCACCGGATCGCAGCCGCACGCGCTCGGTGCGCTATGGCGATGTGATGATTCTCGTGCGCCGGCGCACACACCTGCAGATCTACGAGCGTGCCTTGCGCCATGCAGGCATGCCGTTCGTCACCTCGCGCCAGGGCGGATTGCTCGATACCCTGGAGGCGGCCGATCTCATGGCGCTGCTGGAATTCCTGGTCTCGCCGTTCGACGATCTCGCCCTCGCGCACGCGCTTCGGAGCCCGATATTCGGCTGCAGCGACGAGGACCTGATGCGGATCGCGCAGGCCTCCGGGAACGCCTGGTGGGAACGCCTGGAGCGCCTGACCGACGCGGCGCCCGATGCGCGATTGCGCCGCGCGCGTGAGCTCCTCGCCCGCTGGCTGGACTGGGCGGACCGTTTGCCGGTGCACGACACGCTCGACCGCATCTATTTCGAAGGCGACGTGATGCGCCGCTACCAGGCTTCGGTGCCTGTTGCCATGCGCGCTGCCGTTGTAGCTAATTTGAATGCCTTTATTCAACGCGCGCTCGACGTGGATTCGGGTCGCTACCCGAGCCTGCCGCGCTTTCTCGCCGAGCTGCGCGACCTGCTCGGAGCGCCGGCCGACGAAGCGCCCGACGAGGGCGCTGTCGCGTGCGGGTCCGACGCGATCCGGATCATGACGGTGCACGGCGCAAAGGGGCTGGAAGCGCCGCTCGTGTGGCTGCTGGACACGGCCGCCGTGCGACCCGCGGAGCGCGGCTTCGATGTGCTGGCGCAATGGGAACCGGGGCAGTGCGCGCCGCTCGCTTTTTCGCTCTCGACGCGTAGTGCCGAACGCAGCCGCGCGCAGCGCCGGCAGCTCGAGGCCGAAGCCCGCTACGCCGAGCGGGAGGAATTGAACCTGCTTTATGTCGCGATGACGCGCGCGCGCCAGGCGCTTTTTGTGAGCGGCTGCGAGGTGCGCGGCGTTGCCGGCTCCTGGTATGGACGCGTCCGCTCCGCGGTCGTCGCCGCAGCCGGATGCGCCGACCGGGCCGAGATGGCCGTCTGTCATGGCGACGAGCTGGCAGCCGGCGGCGTGCCGCCCGAGCGGCAGGTCTCGGCGCCGGCGCCGGCCGCGGCTGCGGCAAGCGATCCGCCGCAGCCGGTCGGGCGCCGGCGCGATACGCTCGCCTCGCCGGGCCAGCGCTATGGCGTCGCCTTTCATCTCGTCATGCAGCATGCGACGAGCGGTGCGCAAGCCAATGCAGTCGAGCTGGCCCAGCGCCTCGGATTGCCGCTTGCCCAGGTCGAACCGATGTGGGAGCAGGCACGCCGATTGATGGCGGACCCCGAGCTCGCCAGACTGTTCGATCCCAGCCGCTACCAGCGCGCGCTCGACGAGTGGCCGATCATCACCGCCAGCGGCGAATTGCGCCGGGTGGACCGCATGGTCGAGCTCGACGGCGAAGTCTGGGTGCTGGACTACAAGACCGGGAGCCGCGCCGCGATTGCGGGGGCTGCGCTCGAGGCCGAGTACCGGGCCCAGGTGCAGAGCTACTGCGCGGTTCTGCGCTCGGTGTTTCCCACCAAGCCGGTGTTCGGCCTGGTGCTGTTCGCCGACGGCTCGCGCATTCCGATCGATGAGTCGGGCACGACGCAGCCGCCTTGA
- the cofH gene encoding 7,8-didemethyl-8-hydroxy-5-deazariboflavin synthase subunit CofH, protein MDISHGIADEFAHRQLPELMTQARAATLRHHGRRVSYSRKVFIPLTRLCRDSCHYCTFATAPRHLHRAYLTPEEVIAIARAGAQAGCKEALFTLGDKPELRYGAARRELAELGYESTTRYLEAMCERVLRETGLLPHVNAGVLSAEDIARLRRVSVSQGLMLESASERLCAPGGPHHGSPDKAPQVRLEALRAAGEAAVATTTGILIGIGEMRTERIEALQAIAAVHSRYGHIQEVIIQNFRAKPGTRMAQAPEPELEDLLWTIAVARLLLGPDMNIQAPPNLSANAHAALIAAGSNDFGGISPVTIDHVNPEAPWPAIEALARTCVGEGSVLVERLAIYPEYACAPQRWLDAGLQREVLQLLDSEGYARTDPWQPGIASVPLPSPARALSRSGGAEDIGRILDQASAGERLDANAIVRLFAARDEEFERVCNAADALRRAAVGDTVTYVVNRNINYTNVCQYRCNFCAFSKGTPARGLRGPAYDLPLAEIDRRAREAWERGATEVCMQGGIHPSYSGDTYLALLDTVKRAVPAMHVHAFSPLEIAHGAATLGLGLAAYLNRLRDAGLGSLPGTAAEILDDEVRAVLCPDKLDTHQWLEVVEAAHGCALPTTSTIMFGHVDRPIHWARHLLHLRDLQSRTGGISEFVPLPFVAMEAPIYRKGRARPGPTYREAMLMHAVARLALHPLIRNIQVSWVKMGAAGAAACLAAGANDLGGTLMNESISRAAGTQHGQEFSPQQMDALIRSLGRTPAQRTTRYAAAPAERSEAAYRARPLLPIGSAADAAGQAGGRTRQLAHPSTQG, encoded by the coding sequence ATGGACATCTCCCACGGGATAGCGGACGAATTCGCGCACCGGCAGTTGCCGGAGCTCATGACGCAGGCACGCGCGGCAACCCTGCGCCACCATGGCCGGCGCGTTTCGTATTCGCGCAAGGTCTTCATCCCGCTCACGCGCCTCTGCCGCGACAGCTGTCACTACTGCACCTTCGCCACGGCGCCGCGCCATCTGCACCGCGCCTACCTGACGCCCGAGGAAGTGATCGCCATCGCGCGCGCCGGCGCGCAGGCCGGATGCAAGGAAGCGCTGTTCACGCTCGGCGACAAGCCCGAGTTGCGCTATGGGGCGGCTCGGCGCGAGTTGGCGGAATTGGGATACGAGTCGACCACCCGCTACCTGGAGGCCATGTGCGAGCGCGTCCTGCGTGAAACCGGGCTTCTGCCGCACGTCAATGCCGGGGTGCTGAGCGCCGAAGACATCGCGCGCCTGCGCCGCGTGTCGGTGTCGCAGGGCCTGATGCTGGAGTCGGCGTCCGAACGGCTGTGCGCGCCGGGCGGGCCGCATCACGGCTCGCCGGACAAGGCGCCGCAGGTGCGGCTCGAAGCGTTGCGCGCGGCCGGCGAGGCTGCGGTTGCGACCACGACCGGCATTCTGATCGGCATCGGCGAGATGCGCACCGAGCGCATCGAGGCGCTGCAGGCGATCGCTGCCGTGCACAGCCGCTATGGTCACATCCAGGAAGTCATCATCCAGAACTTCCGTGCGAAGCCGGGAACGCGCATGGCGCAGGCACCCGAGCCCGAGCTCGAGGATTTGCTCTGGACCATCGCGGTCGCGCGCCTGCTGCTCGGGCCCGACATGAACATCCAGGCGCCGCCGAACCTGTCCGCGAACGCCCATGCGGCGCTGATCGCGGCCGGCAGCAACGATTTCGGCGGCATCTCGCCGGTTACGATCGATCACGTCAATCCCGAGGCGCCGTGGCCGGCGATCGAGGCGCTCGCCCGCACCTGCGTCGGGGAAGGCTCGGTGCTGGTGGAGCGGCTCGCCATCTATCCCGAATACGCATGCGCGCCGCAGCGCTGGCTCGACGCCGGCTTGCAGCGCGAGGTGCTGCAGCTGCTCGACAGCGAGGGCTACGCCCGCACCGACCCGTGGCAGCCCGGCATCGCGTCGGTACCTTTGCCGAGCCCTGCGCGCGCTCTTTCGCGCTCGGGCGGCGCCGAGGACATCGGGCGCATTCTGGACCAGGCCAGCGCGGGCGAGCGCCTGGATGCGAATGCCATCGTGCGCTTGTTCGCGGCGCGCGACGAGGAATTCGAGCGCGTGTGCAACGCCGCCGACGCGCTGCGCCGGGCAGCCGTCGGCGATACCGTCACCTACGTGGTCAATCGCAACATCAACTACACCAACGTCTGCCAGTACCGGTGCAACTTCTGCGCGTTTTCCAAGGGCACGCCTGCACGCGGACTGCGCGGCCCGGCGTACGACCTGCCGCTCGCCGAGATCGACCGCCGTGCGCGCGAAGCCTGGGAGCGCGGCGCTACCGAGGTCTGCATGCAAGGCGGGATTCATCCGAGCTACAGCGGCGATACCTACCTGGCATTGCTCGATACGGTCAAGCGCGCCGTACCCGCCATGCACGTGCACGCCTTCTCTCCGCTCGAGATCGCGCACGGCGCAGCCACCCTGGGGCTCGGGCTCGCCGCCTACCTGAACCGGCTGCGCGACGCCGGGCTCGGCTCCCTGCCCGGCACCGCGGCCGAGATCCTCGATGACGAGGTGCGCGCGGTGCTGTGTCCCGACAAGCTCGACACGCACCAGTGGCTGGAAGTGGTCGAGGCCGCGCATGGCTGCGCTTTGCCGACCACGTCGACCATCATGTTCGGCCATGTCGACCGGCCGATCCACTGGGCCCGCCACCTCCTGCATCTGCGCGACCTGCAGAGTCGCACGGGCGGCATCAGCGAGTTCGTGCCGCTGCCCTTCGTCGCCATGGAAGCGCCTATCTATCGCAAGGGCCGCGCGCGACCCGGTCCCACCTACCGGGAGGCCATGCTCATGCATGCGGTCGCCCGCCTGGCGTTGCACCCGCTCATCCGCAATATTCAGGTGTCGTGGGTGAAGATGGGCGCAGCCGGGGCGGCGGCCTGCCTCGCGGCGGGCGCTAACGATCTGGGCGGCACATTGATGAACGAGAGTATCTCGCGCGCCGCCGGCACCCAGCACGGCCAGGAGTTTTCACCGCAACAGATGGATGCGCTGATCCGCTCGCTCGGTCGCACGCCCGCACAGCGCACCACCCGCTACGCCGCAGCGCCGGCCGAACGTAGCGAAGCGGCCTACCGGGCGCGACCCCTGCTTCCAATCGGGTCCGCCGCCGACGCGGCGGGCCAAGCCGGTGGTCGGACGCGTCAGCTCGCGCACCCTTCGACGCAAGGATGA
- a CDS encoding DUF3470 domain-containing protein, producing the protein MTYVVTESCIKCKYTDCVDVCPVDCFREGPNFLAIDPDECIDCTLCVAECPVEAIYAEDDVPENQRAFIQINAELAKAWPPIIEKKPAPSDADEWTKVKDKRDLLDKG; encoded by the coding sequence ATGACTTACGTCGTTACCGAGTCTTGCATCAAGTGCAAGTATACCGATTGCGTGGATGTCTGCCCGGTCGATTGCTTCCGCGAAGGCCCCAATTTCCTGGCGATCGACCCGGATGAGTGCATCGATTGCACGTTGTGCGTCGCGGAATGCCCGGTCGAGGCCATCTACGCCGAAGACGACGTGCCGGAAAACCAGCGGGCTTTCATCCAGATCAACGCCGAGCTGGCCAAGGCCTGGCCGCCGATCATCGAGAAGAAGCCTGCGCCGTCGGACGCCGACGAGTGGACGAAGGTCAAGGACAAGCGCGACCTGCTCGACAAAGGTTAG
- a CDS encoding NAD-dependent epimerase/dehydratase family protein encodes MKTILMTGAAGRIGTFLRPELRGNYRLRLSDITPVTNLAENETFVAGDISRMEDALAITQGVDAVVHFGGQSGEHDWEHILNANIVGFYNTIEAARRNGVKRFLVATSNHAVGFYRCDQTIDHTVYPKPDSRYGVSKVFNEALASLYANRYGMQIFCMRIGNVNHAPIDRRRLAIWISGRDMAQLVTIGIEHPDLQFEIVYGISDNARAWFDNRNAHRLGYRPQDASEPYAEDVMRRDPPPGTAPADIYQGGGHCMAEGGTRSALAVEPGSK; translated from the coding sequence ATGAAAACGATCCTCATGACCGGCGCAGCCGGGCGCATCGGCACCTTTCTGCGCCCGGAGCTGCGCGGCAATTACCGGCTGCGGCTGTCGGACATCACGCCCGTCACCAACCTCGCAGAGAACGAGACCTTCGTCGCCGGCGACATCTCGCGCATGGAAGACGCGCTGGCGATCACCCAGGGTGTGGATGCGGTGGTGCATTTCGGCGGTCAATCCGGCGAGCACGACTGGGAGCACATCCTGAACGCGAACATCGTCGGTTTCTACAACACGATCGAAGCCGCGCGCCGCAACGGCGTCAAGCGTTTCCTCGTGGCCACCTCCAATCATGCGGTCGGGTTCTATCGCTGCGACCAGACCATCGATCACACCGTCTACCCCAAGCCCGACAGCCGCTACGGCGTCTCCAAGGTTTTCAATGAAGCGCTGGCGAGCCTCTACGCCAACCGCTACGGCATGCAGATTTTCTGCATGCGCATCGGCAACGTGAACCACGCCCCGATCGACCGGCGCCGGCTCGCGATCTGGATCAGCGGGCGCGACATGGCGCAGCTCGTGACCATCGGCATCGAACATCCCGACCTGCAGTTCGAGATCGTGTACGGTATCTCCGACAACGCGCGCGCCTGGTTCGACAATCGCAACGCCCATCGGCTGGGGTATCGGCCGCAGGACGCCTCCGAGCCCTACGCCGAGGACGTCATGCGGCGCGATCCGCCGCCGGGCACGGCGCCGGCCGACATCTATCAGGGCGGAGGACATTGCATGGCCGAAGGCGGCACGCGCAGCGCGCTCGCCGTCGAGCCCGGCTCGAAGTAG